Within Rothia sp. ZJ932, the genomic segment GTTGAGGATATCCCCGCTGTTTTGGATGCTAACAAAGAGTTCATCTCAAAGAATAAGCTGGGTGTCTTTGCGGTTAAGATTGAGCCTGATATCGTGGCCTCTGAAGAGACTAATGCTTTCTTAGCGCGTACTGGCTTGGTGAAGTCTTTCAATATTCAGCCCAACGATTCCACCGCTATCTTGAACACTGACATGTCTGAAGAAGACGTGCTGAAGTCGCTGAGTTCGCGTGGACGCAACGCGGTGCGTCGTTCATTGCGTGAGGGTTGCGAGGTTGAGCGTGTTGAGCTGACCGAAGAGAATATGCGTAAAATGTACGCTTTGATGGATACCGTGGGTCAGGGTAGCGCGAACGTTAACCTGCGTTCTTTTGAGTACTACAAGGATTTCTGGACCACCTTTGAAAAGGCCGGTCAGGGTCGCCTGTACTTCACCTATGAAGACGGCGAGCCTTCGGTGGGCGCCTACGTCATTAATTACGGTAACAAGGGCACCTACAAGGACGGCGGTTCTAAGCCACGTCGCAAGCAGTACGGCGATTCGCACCAGGTACAGTGGACGGCTCTGACGGACCTGATGAAAGACCACGGCATCGTGGAGTACGATTTCTGCGGTACCCCGCCGAGTGACCAGCTCAAGAATAAAGAGCACAACTACTACGGTTTGGGTCTGTTTAAGACTTCCTTTACTAAAACCGTAGTCGATTTTGTGGGCGTTTACGATCAGGTCATTTCACCTGCTAAGTACAAGCTGTGGAACTCATTTGCTGAGAAGGTTATGCGTCAGTTGTGGGTTCGTAAAACTGGTCAGCCTTTCTACTAAAATGCGCCCGTTCACCTCTGTGGTGAGCTCATTAAAGCGGTTGCGTTCTCCATAGAGTAATAAGGGTAAGAACGTAGCCGCTTACTCTTTGTACGGGGTAATCATCAGTATTGGTGAGGGAGGGAAAAACCTATGGC encodes:
- a CDS encoding peptidoglycan bridge formation glycyltransferase FemA/FemB family protein — encoded protein: MREFTARFATTEEIANWDAHVTANPNGGNLLQSASFASVKAKHGWKPLYLVYEGTTVREGETAPFASYNLVLEKSVPSVGKLWYMIKGPDVYSVEDIPAVLDANKEFISKNKLGVFAVKIEPDIVASEETNAFLARTGLVKSFNIQPNDSTAILNTDMSEEDVLKSLSSRGRNAVRRSLREGCEVERVELTEENMRKMYALMDTVGQGSANVNLRSFEYYKDFWTTFEKAGQGRLYFTYEDGEPSVGAYVINYGNKGTYKDGGSKPRRKQYGDSHQVQWTALTDLMKDHGIVEYDFCGTPPSDQLKNKEHNYYGLGLFKTSFTKTVVDFVGVYDQVISPAKYKLWNSFAEKVMRQLWVRKTGQPFY